One Pleuronectes platessa chromosome 20, fPlePla1.1, whole genome shotgun sequence DNA window includes the following coding sequences:
- the pfkpa gene encoding ATP-dependent 6-phosphofructokinase, platelet type isoform X2 encodes MAQPDTKKIFFENLSGAGKSIAVLTSGGDAQGMNAAVRAVVRMGLYVGAKVYFIHEGYQGMVDGGENIKEATWESVSSMLQVGGTVIGSARCKEFRTHEGRLKAAHNLVQYGITNLCVIGGDGSLTGANLFREEWSGLLLELVGQGLIEDEAVQKYSALHIVGMVGSIDNDFCGTDMTIGTDSALHRIIEVVDAIMTTAQSHQRTFVLEVMGRHCGYLALVSALACGADWVLIPEMPPEDGWEDKMCQKLSATRSRGTRLNIIIVAEGSQDRHGKPITSSYVKELVVKCLGFDTRVTILGHVQRGGTPSAFDRILASRMGVEAVFALLETTANTPACVVSLCGNQSVRLPLMECVQMTQEVQKAMDEKRFEEAVKLRGRSFENNLKTYKLLAHRKPETELPISNFNVAVLNVGAPAAGMNAAVRSAVRVGISEGHKMFAVSDGFEGLSKGQIREIKWADVGGWTGQGGSLLGTKRTLPAKHIDKIAEQMRKNNINALLIIGGFEAFESLLQLYEARATHEELCIPMCMLPATISNNVPGTDLSIGADTALNAIVETCDRIKQSASGTKRRVFIIETMGGYCGYLASVGGLAAGADAAYIYEEPFDIRDLQANVEHLTEKMKTSIQRGLVLRNENSNENYTTDFIYQLYSEEGKGVFDCRKNVLGHMQQGGAPSPFDRNFGTKISAKAMQWITKKLVETFRQGRVFANTEDTCCLLGMRRRALVFQPVVQLKGDTDFVHRIPKEQWWLKLRPLMKILAKYKTSYDVSDSGQLEHVIRNRPKESDASVAM; translated from the exons ATGGCGCAGCCGGACACTAAGAAGATCTTCTTCGAGAACCTTTCGGGAGCGGGCAAATCCATCGCGGTGCTGACGAGCGGAGGAGATGCTCAAG GGATGAATGCTGCTGTTCGTGCTGTCGTTCGAATGGGGTTATACGTGGGTGCAaaagtttatttcattcatgag GGATATCAGGGTATGGTGGACGGTGGGGAGAACATAAAGGAAGCCACATGGGAAAGTGTTTCCAGCATGCTACAAGTG GGTGGGACAGTTATTGGCAGCGCCCGCTGCAAAGAGTTTCGCACTCATGAGGGACGGCTGAAGGCCGCTCACAACCTGGTGCAGTACGGCATCACCAACCTCTGTGTGATCGGCGGAGATGGCAGTTTGACTGGAGCCAACCTCTTTAGGGAGGAATGGAGTGgactgctgctggagctggtcGGCCAAG GTCTGATCGAGGACGAGGCTGTTCAGAAGTACTCCGCCCTCCACATCGTGGGGATGGTCGGCTCCATCGATAACGACTTCTGCGGCACTGACATGACAATCGGCACAGACTCGGCTTTGCACAGAATCATAGAGGTGGTGGACGCAATCATGACAACCGCACAGAG TCACCAGAGGACATTTGTGTTGGAGGTCATGGGCAGACACTGTGG CTACCTGGCCTTGGTGAGCGCCCTCGCTTGTGGGGCAGACTGGGTGTTGATCCCAGAGATGCCCCCAGAGGACGGCTGGGAGGACAAGATGTGTCAGAAACTGTCTGCG ACCCGTTCCAGAGGCACAAGGCTGAATATAATAATAGTTGCAGAGGGATCCCAAGACAGACACGGGAAGCCTATAACCTCTAGTTATGTCAAGGAA CTTGTCGTCAAATGTTTGGGCTTCGACACGCGGGTTACAATTCTGGGGCACGTGCAGAGAGGAGGGACCCCATCTGCTTTTGACCGAATCCTG GCCAGTCGTATGGGTGTGGAGGCTGTTTTTGCCCTGCTAGAGACCACAGCCAACACGCCAGCCTGTgtggtgtctctgtgtgggaACCAATCGGTGCGTCTGCCTCTGATGGAGTGTGTGCAGATG ACTCAGGAGGTCCAGAAGGCCATGGACGAGAAGCGGTTTGAGGAGGCTGTCAAGCTTCGGGGCAG GAGTTTTGAAAACAACTTGAAGACGTACAAACTTCTGGCTCATCGTAAACCAGAAACTGAACTGCCAATT AGCAACTTCAATGTGGCAGTGCTGAATGTCGGTGCCCCTGCGGCAGGCATGAATGCTGCGGTGCGTTCGGCTGTCAGAGTCGGCATCTCTGAGGGGCACAAGATGTTCGCAGTCAGCGATGGATTCGAAGGATTATCTAAGGGACAG atcaGGGAGATTAAATGGGCTGATGTTGGAGGATGGACGGGACAGGGTGGATCTCTACTGGGAACCAAAAG aaCTCTCCCTGCAAAGCATATTGACAAAATTGCTGAGCAGATGAGAAAGAACAACATTAATGCATTACTCATAATTGGTGGATTCGAG GCGTTTGagagtctgctgcagctgtatGAGGCTCGCGCTACCCATGAGGAGTTATGCATCCCGATGTGTATGCTGCCTGCCACCATAAGTAACAATGTACCGGGCACAGATCTAAGTATCGGGGCAGATACGGCCCTCAATGCCATCGTGGAG ACTTGTGACCGCATCAAGCAGTCGGCCAGTGGGACCAAGAGACGTGTGTTCATCATTGAGACCATGGGAGGCTACTGTGGCTACCTGGCCAGTGTCGGAGGCCTggctgctggagcagacgcTGCCTACATCTATGAGGAGCCATTTGACATCAGAGACCTGCAG GCCAATGTTGAGCATCtgacagagaaaatgaagaCGAGCATTCAAAGAGGACTGGTCCTCAG GAATGAGAACAGTAACGAGAACTACACTACAGACTTCATCTACCAGCTGTACTCCGAAGAAGGGAAGGGAGTGTTTGACTGCAGGAAGAATGTGCTGGGTCACATGCAGCAG GGAGGAGCCCCGTCTCCGTTCGACCGCAACTTTGGGACGAAGATCTCTGCCAAGGCGATGCAGTGGATCACCAAGAAGCTGGTTGAGACGTTCAGACAAG GCCGAGTGTTCGCCAACACTGAGGACACCTGCTGTCTGCTGGGGATGCGTCGCAGGGCTCTGGTCTTCCAGCCGGTTGTACAACTCAAGGGCGACACTGACTTTGT CCACAGGATCCCCAAGGAGCAGTGGTGGCTGAAGCTGCGTCCCCTCATGAAGATCTTGGCCAAGTACAAGACGAGCTACGACGTCTCGGACTCCGGTCAGCTGGAGCACGTCATACGCAACCGTCCcaaagagtcggacgcttcaGTAGCAATGTGA
- the pfkpa gene encoding ATP-dependent 6-phosphofructokinase, platelet type isoform X3 produces MAQPDTKKIFFENLSGAGKSIAVLTSGGDAQGMNAAVRAVVRMGLYVGAKVYFIHEGYQGMVDGGENIKEATWESVSSMLQVGGTVIGSARCKEFRTHEGRLKAAHNLVQYGITNLCVIGGDGSLTGANLFREEWSGLLLELVGQGLIEDEAVQKYSALHIVGMVGSIDNDFCGTDMTIGTDSALHRIIEVVDAIMTTAQSHQRTFVLEVMGRHCGYLALVSALACGADWVLIPEMPPEDGWEDKMCQKLSANRAGMKRLNIIIVAEGAIDHSNKLITTDYIKDLVVKCLGFDTRVTILGHVQRGGTPSAFDRILASRMGVEAVFALLETTANTPACVVSLCGNQSVRLPLMECVQMTQEVQKAMDEKRFEEAVKLRGRSFENNLKTYKLLAHRKPETELPISNFNVAVLNVGAPAAGMNAAVRSAVRVGISEGHKMFAVSDGFEGLSKGQIREIKWADVGGWTGQGGSLLGTKRTLPAKHIDKIAEQMRKNNINALLIIGGFEAFLSLLELLTARGKYDEFCVPMVMVPATVSNNVPGSDLSIGADTALNAITTTCDRIKQSASGTKRRVFIIETMGGYCGYLASVGGLAAGADAAYIYEEPFDIRDLQANVEHLTEKMKTSIQRGLVLRNENSNENYTTDFIYQLYSEEGKGVFDCRKNVLGHMQQGGAPSPFDRNFGTKISAKAMQWITKKLVETFRQGRVFANTEDTCCLLGMRRRALVFQPVVQLKGDTDFVHRIPKEQWWLKLRPLMKILAKYKTSYDVSDSGQLEHVIRNRPKESDASVAM; encoded by the exons ATGGCGCAGCCGGACACTAAGAAGATCTTCTTCGAGAACCTTTCGGGAGCGGGCAAATCCATCGCGGTGCTGACGAGCGGAGGAGATGCTCAAG GGATGAATGCTGCTGTTCGTGCTGTCGTTCGAATGGGGTTATACGTGGGTGCAaaagtttatttcattcatgag GGATATCAGGGTATGGTGGACGGTGGGGAGAACATAAAGGAAGCCACATGGGAAAGTGTTTCCAGCATGCTACAAGTG GGTGGGACAGTTATTGGCAGCGCCCGCTGCAAAGAGTTTCGCACTCATGAGGGACGGCTGAAGGCCGCTCACAACCTGGTGCAGTACGGCATCACCAACCTCTGTGTGATCGGCGGAGATGGCAGTTTGACTGGAGCCAACCTCTTTAGGGAGGAATGGAGTGgactgctgctggagctggtcGGCCAAG GTCTGATCGAGGACGAGGCTGTTCAGAAGTACTCCGCCCTCCACATCGTGGGGATGGTCGGCTCCATCGATAACGACTTCTGCGGCACTGACATGACAATCGGCACAGACTCGGCTTTGCACAGAATCATAGAGGTGGTGGACGCAATCATGACAACCGCACAGAG TCACCAGAGGACATTTGTGTTGGAGGTCATGGGCAGACACTGTGG CTACCTGGCCTTGGTGAGCGCCCTCGCTTGTGGGGCAGACTGGGTGTTGATCCCAGAGATGCCCCCAGAGGACGGCTGGGAGGACAAGATGTGTCAGAAACTGTCTGCG AACCGAGCAGGGATGAAAAGGCTGAATATCATAATTGTAGCCGAAGGGGCGATTGATCATAGCAACAAGCTCATTACCACTGACTATATTAAGGAT CTTGTCGTCAAATGTTTGGGCTTCGACACGCGGGTTACAATTCTGGGGCACGTGCAGAGAGGAGGGACCCCATCTGCTTTTGACCGAATCCTG GCCAGTCGTATGGGTGTGGAGGCTGTTTTTGCCCTGCTAGAGACCACAGCCAACACGCCAGCCTGTgtggtgtctctgtgtgggaACCAATCGGTGCGTCTGCCTCTGATGGAGTGTGTGCAGATG ACTCAGGAGGTCCAGAAGGCCATGGACGAGAAGCGGTTTGAGGAGGCTGTCAAGCTTCGGGGCAG GAGTTTTGAAAACAACTTGAAGACGTACAAACTTCTGGCTCATCGTAAACCAGAAACTGAACTGCCAATT AGCAACTTCAATGTGGCAGTGCTGAATGTCGGTGCCCCTGCGGCAGGCATGAATGCTGCGGTGCGTTCGGCTGTCAGAGTCGGCATCTCTGAGGGGCACAAGATGTTCGCAGTCAGCGATGGATTCGAAGGATTATCTAAGGGACAG atcaGGGAGATTAAATGGGCTGATGTTGGAGGATGGACGGGACAGGGTGGATCTCTACTGGGAACCAAAAG aaCTCTCCCTGCAAAGCATATTGACAAAATTGCTGAGCAGATGAGAAAGAACAACATTAATGCATTACTCATAATTGGTGGATTCGAG GCCTTCCTGTCACTGCTGGAATTGTTAACGGCGCGCGGGAAATATGACGAGTTCTGCGTGCCCATGGTCATGGTCCCAGCCACAGTCTCCAACAATGTGCCGGGCTCAGACCTCAGCATTGGTGCTGACACGGCTCTGAACGCCATCACTACT ACTTGTGACCGCATCAAGCAGTCGGCCAGTGGGACCAAGAGACGTGTGTTCATCATTGAGACCATGGGAGGCTACTGTGGCTACCTGGCCAGTGTCGGAGGCCTggctgctggagcagacgcTGCCTACATCTATGAGGAGCCATTTGACATCAGAGACCTGCAG GCCAATGTTGAGCATCtgacagagaaaatgaagaCGAGCATTCAAAGAGGACTGGTCCTCAG GAATGAGAACAGTAACGAGAACTACACTACAGACTTCATCTACCAGCTGTACTCCGAAGAAGGGAAGGGAGTGTTTGACTGCAGGAAGAATGTGCTGGGTCACATGCAGCAG GGAGGAGCCCCGTCTCCGTTCGACCGCAACTTTGGGACGAAGATCTCTGCCAAGGCGATGCAGTGGATCACCAAGAAGCTGGTTGAGACGTTCAGACAAG GCCGAGTGTTCGCCAACACTGAGGACACCTGCTGTCTGCTGGGGATGCGTCGCAGGGCTCTGGTCTTCCAGCCGGTTGTACAACTCAAGGGCGACACTGACTTTGT CCACAGGATCCCCAAGGAGCAGTGGTGGCTGAAGCTGCGTCCCCTCATGAAGATCTTGGCCAAGTACAAGACGAGCTACGACGTCTCGGACTCCGGTCAGCTGGAGCACGTCATACGCAACCGTCCcaaagagtcggacgcttcaGTAGCAATGTGA
- the pfkpa gene encoding ATP-dependent 6-phosphofructokinase, platelet type isoform X4, producing MAQPDTKKIFFENLSGAGKSIAVLTSGGDAQGMNAAVRAVVRMGLYVGAKVYFIHEGYQGMVDGGENIKEATWESVSSMLQVGGTVIGSARCKEFRTHEGRLKAAHNLVQYGITNLCVIGGDGSLTGANLFREEWSGLLLELVGQGLIEDEAVQKYSALHIVGMVGSIDNDFCGTDMTIGTDSALHRIIEVVDAIMTTAQSHQRTFVLEVMGRHCGYLALVSALACGADWVLIPEMPPEDGWEDKMCQKLSATRSRGTRLNIIIVAEGSQDRHGKPITSSYVKELVVKCLGFDTRVTILGHVQRGGTPSAFDRILASRMGVEAVFALLETTANTPACVVSLCGNQSVRLPLMECVQMTQEVQKAMDEKRFEEAVKLRGRSFENNLKTYKLLAHRKPETELPISNFNVAVLNVGAPAAGMNAAVRSAVRVGISEGHKMFAVSDGFEGLSKGQIREIKWADVGGWTGQGGSLLGTKRTLPAKHIDKIAEQMRKNNINALLIIGGFEAFLSLLELLTARGKYDEFCVPMVMVPATVSNNVPGSDLSIGADTALNAITTTCDRIKQSASGTKRRVFIIETMGGYCGYLASVGGLAAGADAAYIYEEPFDIRDLQANVEHLTEKMKTSIQRGLVLRNENSNENYTTDFIYQLYSEEGKGVFDCRKNVLGHMQQGGAPSPFDRNFGTKISAKAMQWITKKLVETFRQGRVFANTEDTCCLLGMRRRALVFQPVVQLKGDTDFVHRIPKEQWWLKLRPLMKILAKYKTSYDVSDSGQLEHVIRNRPKESDASVAM from the exons ATGGCGCAGCCGGACACTAAGAAGATCTTCTTCGAGAACCTTTCGGGAGCGGGCAAATCCATCGCGGTGCTGACGAGCGGAGGAGATGCTCAAG GGATGAATGCTGCTGTTCGTGCTGTCGTTCGAATGGGGTTATACGTGGGTGCAaaagtttatttcattcatgag GGATATCAGGGTATGGTGGACGGTGGGGAGAACATAAAGGAAGCCACATGGGAAAGTGTTTCCAGCATGCTACAAGTG GGTGGGACAGTTATTGGCAGCGCCCGCTGCAAAGAGTTTCGCACTCATGAGGGACGGCTGAAGGCCGCTCACAACCTGGTGCAGTACGGCATCACCAACCTCTGTGTGATCGGCGGAGATGGCAGTTTGACTGGAGCCAACCTCTTTAGGGAGGAATGGAGTGgactgctgctggagctggtcGGCCAAG GTCTGATCGAGGACGAGGCTGTTCAGAAGTACTCCGCCCTCCACATCGTGGGGATGGTCGGCTCCATCGATAACGACTTCTGCGGCACTGACATGACAATCGGCACAGACTCGGCTTTGCACAGAATCATAGAGGTGGTGGACGCAATCATGACAACCGCACAGAG TCACCAGAGGACATTTGTGTTGGAGGTCATGGGCAGACACTGTGG CTACCTGGCCTTGGTGAGCGCCCTCGCTTGTGGGGCAGACTGGGTGTTGATCCCAGAGATGCCCCCAGAGGACGGCTGGGAGGACAAGATGTGTCAGAAACTGTCTGCG ACCCGTTCCAGAGGCACAAGGCTGAATATAATAATAGTTGCAGAGGGATCCCAAGACAGACACGGGAAGCCTATAACCTCTAGTTATGTCAAGGAA CTTGTCGTCAAATGTTTGGGCTTCGACACGCGGGTTACAATTCTGGGGCACGTGCAGAGAGGAGGGACCCCATCTGCTTTTGACCGAATCCTG GCCAGTCGTATGGGTGTGGAGGCTGTTTTTGCCCTGCTAGAGACCACAGCCAACACGCCAGCCTGTgtggtgtctctgtgtgggaACCAATCGGTGCGTCTGCCTCTGATGGAGTGTGTGCAGATG ACTCAGGAGGTCCAGAAGGCCATGGACGAGAAGCGGTTTGAGGAGGCTGTCAAGCTTCGGGGCAG GAGTTTTGAAAACAACTTGAAGACGTACAAACTTCTGGCTCATCGTAAACCAGAAACTGAACTGCCAATT AGCAACTTCAATGTGGCAGTGCTGAATGTCGGTGCCCCTGCGGCAGGCATGAATGCTGCGGTGCGTTCGGCTGTCAGAGTCGGCATCTCTGAGGGGCACAAGATGTTCGCAGTCAGCGATGGATTCGAAGGATTATCTAAGGGACAG atcaGGGAGATTAAATGGGCTGATGTTGGAGGATGGACGGGACAGGGTGGATCTCTACTGGGAACCAAAAG aaCTCTCCCTGCAAAGCATATTGACAAAATTGCTGAGCAGATGAGAAAGAACAACATTAATGCATTACTCATAATTGGTGGATTCGAG GCCTTCCTGTCACTGCTGGAATTGTTAACGGCGCGCGGGAAATATGACGAGTTCTGCGTGCCCATGGTCATGGTCCCAGCCACAGTCTCCAACAATGTGCCGGGCTCAGACCTCAGCATTGGTGCTGACACGGCTCTGAACGCCATCACTACT ACTTGTGACCGCATCAAGCAGTCGGCCAGTGGGACCAAGAGACGTGTGTTCATCATTGAGACCATGGGAGGCTACTGTGGCTACCTGGCCAGTGTCGGAGGCCTggctgctggagcagacgcTGCCTACATCTATGAGGAGCCATTTGACATCAGAGACCTGCAG GCCAATGTTGAGCATCtgacagagaaaatgaagaCGAGCATTCAAAGAGGACTGGTCCTCAG GAATGAGAACAGTAACGAGAACTACACTACAGACTTCATCTACCAGCTGTACTCCGAAGAAGGGAAGGGAGTGTTTGACTGCAGGAAGAATGTGCTGGGTCACATGCAGCAG GGAGGAGCCCCGTCTCCGTTCGACCGCAACTTTGGGACGAAGATCTCTGCCAAGGCGATGCAGTGGATCACCAAGAAGCTGGTTGAGACGTTCAGACAAG GCCGAGTGTTCGCCAACACTGAGGACACCTGCTGTCTGCTGGGGATGCGTCGCAGGGCTCTGGTCTTCCAGCCGGTTGTACAACTCAAGGGCGACACTGACTTTGT CCACAGGATCCCCAAGGAGCAGTGGTGGCTGAAGCTGCGTCCCCTCATGAAGATCTTGGCCAAGTACAAGACGAGCTACGACGTCTCGGACTCCGGTCAGCTGGAGCACGTCATACGCAACCGTCCcaaagagtcggacgcttcaGTAGCAATGTGA
- the pfkpa gene encoding ATP-dependent 6-phosphofructokinase, platelet type isoform X1, which yields MAQPDTKKIFFENLSGAGKSIAVLTSGGDAQGMNAAVRAVVRMGLYVGAKVYFIHEGYQGMVDGGENIKEATWESVSSMLQVGGTVIGSARCKEFRTHEGRLKAAHNLVQYGITNLCVIGGDGSLTGANLFREEWSGLLLELVGQGLIEDEAVQKYSALHIVGMVGSIDNDFCGTDMTIGTDSALHRIIEVVDAIMTTAQSHQRTFVLEVMGRHCGYLALVSALACGADWVLIPEMPPEDGWEDKMCQKLSANRAGMKRLNIIIVAEGAIDHSNKLITTDYIKDLVVKCLGFDTRVTILGHVQRGGTPSAFDRILASRMGVEAVFALLETTANTPACVVSLCGNQSVRLPLMECVQMTQEVQKAMDEKRFEEAVKLRGRSFENNLKTYKLLAHRKPETELPISNFNVAVLNVGAPAAGMNAAVRSAVRVGISEGHKMFAVSDGFEGLSKGQIREIKWADVGGWTGQGGSLLGTKRTLPAKHIDKIAEQMRKNNINALLIIGGFEAFESLLQLYEARATHEELCIPMCMLPATISNNVPGTDLSIGADTALNAIVETCDRIKQSASGTKRRVFIIETMGGYCGYLASVGGLAAGADAAYIYEEPFDIRDLQANVEHLTEKMKTSIQRGLVLRNENSNENYTTDFIYQLYSEEGKGVFDCRKNVLGHMQQGGAPSPFDRNFGTKISAKAMQWITKKLVETFRQGRVFANTEDTCCLLGMRRRALVFQPVVQLKGDTDFVHRIPKEQWWLKLRPLMKILAKYKTSYDVSDSGQLEHVIRNRPKESDASVAM from the exons ATGGCGCAGCCGGACACTAAGAAGATCTTCTTCGAGAACCTTTCGGGAGCGGGCAAATCCATCGCGGTGCTGACGAGCGGAGGAGATGCTCAAG GGATGAATGCTGCTGTTCGTGCTGTCGTTCGAATGGGGTTATACGTGGGTGCAaaagtttatttcattcatgag GGATATCAGGGTATGGTGGACGGTGGGGAGAACATAAAGGAAGCCACATGGGAAAGTGTTTCCAGCATGCTACAAGTG GGTGGGACAGTTATTGGCAGCGCCCGCTGCAAAGAGTTTCGCACTCATGAGGGACGGCTGAAGGCCGCTCACAACCTGGTGCAGTACGGCATCACCAACCTCTGTGTGATCGGCGGAGATGGCAGTTTGACTGGAGCCAACCTCTTTAGGGAGGAATGGAGTGgactgctgctggagctggtcGGCCAAG GTCTGATCGAGGACGAGGCTGTTCAGAAGTACTCCGCCCTCCACATCGTGGGGATGGTCGGCTCCATCGATAACGACTTCTGCGGCACTGACATGACAATCGGCACAGACTCGGCTTTGCACAGAATCATAGAGGTGGTGGACGCAATCATGACAACCGCACAGAG TCACCAGAGGACATTTGTGTTGGAGGTCATGGGCAGACACTGTGG CTACCTGGCCTTGGTGAGCGCCCTCGCTTGTGGGGCAGACTGGGTGTTGATCCCAGAGATGCCCCCAGAGGACGGCTGGGAGGACAAGATGTGTCAGAAACTGTCTGCG AACCGAGCAGGGATGAAAAGGCTGAATATCATAATTGTAGCCGAAGGGGCGATTGATCATAGCAACAAGCTCATTACCACTGACTATATTAAGGAT CTTGTCGTCAAATGTTTGGGCTTCGACACGCGGGTTACAATTCTGGGGCACGTGCAGAGAGGAGGGACCCCATCTGCTTTTGACCGAATCCTG GCCAGTCGTATGGGTGTGGAGGCTGTTTTTGCCCTGCTAGAGACCACAGCCAACACGCCAGCCTGTgtggtgtctctgtgtgggaACCAATCGGTGCGTCTGCCTCTGATGGAGTGTGTGCAGATG ACTCAGGAGGTCCAGAAGGCCATGGACGAGAAGCGGTTTGAGGAGGCTGTCAAGCTTCGGGGCAG GAGTTTTGAAAACAACTTGAAGACGTACAAACTTCTGGCTCATCGTAAACCAGAAACTGAACTGCCAATT AGCAACTTCAATGTGGCAGTGCTGAATGTCGGTGCCCCTGCGGCAGGCATGAATGCTGCGGTGCGTTCGGCTGTCAGAGTCGGCATCTCTGAGGGGCACAAGATGTTCGCAGTCAGCGATGGATTCGAAGGATTATCTAAGGGACAG atcaGGGAGATTAAATGGGCTGATGTTGGAGGATGGACGGGACAGGGTGGATCTCTACTGGGAACCAAAAG aaCTCTCCCTGCAAAGCATATTGACAAAATTGCTGAGCAGATGAGAAAGAACAACATTAATGCATTACTCATAATTGGTGGATTCGAG GCGTTTGagagtctgctgcagctgtatGAGGCTCGCGCTACCCATGAGGAGTTATGCATCCCGATGTGTATGCTGCCTGCCACCATAAGTAACAATGTACCGGGCACAGATCTAAGTATCGGGGCAGATACGGCCCTCAATGCCATCGTGGAG ACTTGTGACCGCATCAAGCAGTCGGCCAGTGGGACCAAGAGACGTGTGTTCATCATTGAGACCATGGGAGGCTACTGTGGCTACCTGGCCAGTGTCGGAGGCCTggctgctggagcagacgcTGCCTACATCTATGAGGAGCCATTTGACATCAGAGACCTGCAG GCCAATGTTGAGCATCtgacagagaaaatgaagaCGAGCATTCAAAGAGGACTGGTCCTCAG GAATGAGAACAGTAACGAGAACTACACTACAGACTTCATCTACCAGCTGTACTCCGAAGAAGGGAAGGGAGTGTTTGACTGCAGGAAGAATGTGCTGGGTCACATGCAGCAG GGAGGAGCCCCGTCTCCGTTCGACCGCAACTTTGGGACGAAGATCTCTGCCAAGGCGATGCAGTGGATCACCAAGAAGCTGGTTGAGACGTTCAGACAAG GCCGAGTGTTCGCCAACACTGAGGACACCTGCTGTCTGCTGGGGATGCGTCGCAGGGCTCTGGTCTTCCAGCCGGTTGTACAACTCAAGGGCGACACTGACTTTGT CCACAGGATCCCCAAGGAGCAGTGGTGGCTGAAGCTGCGTCCCCTCATGAAGATCTTGGCCAAGTACAAGACGAGCTACGACGTCTCGGACTCCGGTCAGCTGGAGCACGTCATACGCAACCGTCCcaaagagtcggacgcttcaGTAGCAATGTGA